Part of the bacterium genome, TAGTTTTATAAATTTTGCATCAGAGGCAAGAATACGCTATAACTAATTTAATTTTGAAATATGCCTAATTTTTATGGTAAGCCCGGCAAAAGCGCTATTAGAACCTTAAAAGATGTAGTTAATAAGGCGTCAAAAAAAGGCGGTTTGCCGCATGTAAATCGTGTTGAAAAACAGCAAGTATTTACCGCCTTTGAAAAAGTTTTTACCAAAAGAGGCAAGGAGCCCGTTAAGATGGATATCGCTAAAATGCAAAAAGAGGTTTTTAATAAGTTTCGCAATAATCGCAGGGATCGTCTTGATCCCAAAGAAGTCGGCGAAGTTGAAAAAGTGTTAGGCCTCGAGAAGATATACACTAAGAAAATCGGTTCAAAATTGTCTGAAATAGCCAGAGCAGAAAAAAAATTAGAAGCTGAAAATAAAACGCAAAAGGCCGTGGAACCTGAAAAAATACAAAAACCGTCTAAGCTTAAAGTGTTACAGCAAAAAATAAAAGAACCCAAAGCATTTACTGTCGTTTCCAACAGTAAAATATCTGACGAAGGTTCAAAGCAAGGAATGTCAAACATAAAAGTGCCAGAGCCTGGCACAGCAGCGAAAGAAACAAAAGGGTTCAAGCCGTCAAAATCCGGGATGTCCCATGCGGCGTTTGCTCCCGCAATATCTTATAATTTTCCCGAAAGAGATCCCAGGCTTAATACGATTGCAGAGCCCGATTCCGAAATATCGCCCAAAGCGTTAATCTCAAAAATACCGCAACAACCGCTTGATAATGAAATGCCAGCTGTAATACCTGACTGGAAAACGGCGGCATATGGCCCAAAAACATCAGATTTGCCCGAGTCATCCAGTTTACCGGAATCGGCAGGGACACAAAACAAGGACATCGACGACTAAGAAAAAGCGCAGATAATTTTAGCGTAGTGATTCGTTAGTATTTTAAAAACAATATTAGTATTATGAAAAAAATTTTTCCTAAATTTGGGAGGAAAACCGCCGCCGATGAGATCATATATCAAATTCATTATTTACGGATGCAGGGCAAGTTAAAAGATATTAATCAGCGGGAAGAAAAGGAAATAGCTGATGCCATAAGAAGTAAGTTTCCAACTGATAAATTTATTGATACATTTCAGCTTTATAAAGAAGTTTTTAAGCCATTAGGCTATAAAACCGGTGATTTATTGGATCCTGAAGAGATTGAAGAGGTTGGGGGGAGTGTAGGTTTAAGAGAAGCTGATTTGGATAGCTTCCGCAACAGGCATAGTTTGCCGCACAGCAACAAAGACTAATTGAATTTTTAGATCAATAGTTAGCTTTTTTATTTTGAATTTTAAATTTTTGTTTTATGCTTTCAAAATATTCCGAAAATAAAGAAAATGCCGGTTCGCCGGAAAAAAATAAAGCCGAAATGCATGAAGAGATCGCTCGATTGAGAAAACTCCTGGAAATAAAAGAAAGAGAGCTGAAGACAACGCTGGAATCAGCTTCATTAAAAAACGAGATCTTGCTTGTGCGCGAAAAACTAAAAGCGCGCGGCGTTGAATATGAAAAAAATAAGAAAGAGATCGAGATTAAAAAAGAAAAAGAAATAGCGCCGGAGAGTAAAAAAGAATCGCCGGAGCAAGGCTTCGAGGATCTAAGCATGGCCAGGAAGGCCGCTCCCACAAAACTGCAAATAAAAAAAATTACCCGGCAAATGAAGGACGCAGATATCGCGCATCAGCTTATTGTTTTGGTTGATTTAGCCCGGTTTAAAGGCGTTTATTATGCCGTAAAAATTGCCAAAAAACTTGGCAACGCTTATTTATTGGATCGGCTTCATGATGCAATTGTCAACGATCTCTATGAAGAGCTGGTTAAAGATAAAAAACTGCAATCATAAAAAGAATCCGATTATTTTAATATTTTTATAAATCATGGTATACGAATTCTTAGGTTTCTCGGTTGATATCGCGTCTTTGGAAATTTTTGTTATTTTTTTAATGGCAGTTTTTTTTGTTATTGTCATTCTTAGCGCTGTTATAACGCGGTTACTTGCTCAAGAGGAGATGAAACGCTCATTGAACATGGCGCTTTTTCTTGTTACTTTGCCCAAACAGGTCAAAGACGAAACAAAAGAGAAAGAAAAAAATGAAAAAGAGCTTGTGGCTGTGATGGAGCAGCTTTATGCGACTCTGGCAAAGCTAGATACCAATTTTTTGTATGGACCGTCGCATTTTTCTTTTGAGATCGCAGTCGCGTCAACTTCGCAAGAGATCGGTTTTTATGTAGGCGCTCCAAGGAAATTTGAAAAATTGATAGAAAAACAAATTCATAGTTTTTATGCCACGGCTCAGGTTGAGCGGGTAGAAGATTATAATATATTTATGCCGACTTCATTCGTGGCCGGCAAGACCCTTACTCTGAGCAATGATTTTTTATTTCCCATAAGAACTTATCAAAATTTAGAATTTGATCCTCTGAATAATATTACCAACACCCTTAGTAAGCTTCCTATCGGAGAGGGAGCTTCGGTTCAATTGTTAATAAAGCCGGTATCTAGCAGCTGGAAATTTAAAAGTTTTCATTTTATCAAGCAAGTTCAAAAGGAGGGTTTGCAAAAAGCCGTTACTGACCAGAAATTCGTCAGTAAGATCAATAAAATATTTCAATCAAAGCCTAAAAAAGACCCTAATAATCCTGTTTCCGAAGAATTATACAGGCTTTCTCCTCTTGATGAAGAAGCGATCAAGCTAATCGAAGGAAAGGCGAATAAGACGGGTTTTATGGTCAACATTAGGATTATTGCCGCGGCGCCGGAGCAGGAGCGCGCAAAAGATATTGTTAACGAAATTGAAAGGGCGTTTAGCCAATTCGAATGGCCGAATTTAAATAGTTTCAAGATCGGAAAGATAGAATCGGACAAAGAGAGGTCTTTGAGCAAATTTTCCTATAATTTTATTTTTCGAAATTTTGAAAAAAGCAAACCGATGATCCTTAATACGGAGGAACTGGCCAGCATTTTCCATTTTCCGACCATTGTTTTGGAAACGCCAAAGGTTAAATGGCTCGCGACTAAAAATGCCCCGCCGCCTCAAAATTTATCCGCCGAAGGTTTGATTTTGGGTTATAATATTTATCGCGGCGAGGAAATGGTGATAAAAATTGCCAGAGAAGATAGAAGGCGGCATCTTTACGCTATCGGCCAGACCGGAACCGGCAAGTCTAATTTTTTTGCGGAAATGATCAAAAGAGATATTGCCGCCGGGGAAGGCGTTTGCGTTATTGATCCTCACGGTGATCTGGTGGATAATGTTTTGACTTGCATTCCAGAGAACCGCGTGGAAGATGTGATTGTTTTTGATCCATCCGATACAGTGCGCCCGCTTGGCTTGAATATGCTTGAAGTTGCCAGTGAAGACCAGAAAGATTTTGCCGTGCAAGAGATGATCACGATATTCTATAAATTATTTCCTCCGGAAATGATCGGTCCGATGTTCGAACATAATATGAGAAATGTTATGCTGACTCTGATGGCGGACGCTGAATATCCCGGAACGATCGCGGAAATACCAAGAATGTTCACGGATACCGAATTTCAGAAACTAAAAGTAAGTAAAGTGACCAATCCGGTAGTGCGGTCTTTTTGGGAAAAAGAAATGGCTAAAACCAGCGATTTCCATAAGTCAGAAATGCTTGGCTACTTGATCTCGAAGATCGGTCGGTTCGTGGAAAACTCGATGATGCGCAATATAATCGGACAAGAAAAATCGGGATTTAATTTGAGAGAAATTATGGATAAGCAGAAAATATTATTGGTAAATCTTTCCAAAGGAAAAACAGGCGAGGTTAATTCGAGCCTTCTGGGTTTGATTATCGTTTCAAAACTTCAAATGGCGGCAATGAGTCGGACAGATATTCCCCAAGAGCAAAGAAAAGATTTCTATTTGTATATTGATGAGTTCCATAATTTTACGACCGATTCGATCGCCACCATTCTTTCGGAAGCCAGAAAGTATCGCTTGAATTTGAACATTGCCCATCAATTCATAGCTCAATTGCCGGAAAATATCAGAGATGCGGTTTTTGGCAATGTGGGCACTTTGGTTTCATTTCGAATTGGCGCCGATGACGCGGAATTTGTCGCTAAGCAGTTTATGCCGGTATTTAACGAGCAAGACCTGATAAATATCGATAATTATAACGCTTATATCAAATTAATGATAAATGGAACGGTTAATCGGTCTTTTAATATGCATATTTACGCTCCTACCAAAGGAAGTACCGAGATCGCATTGGCGGTAAAAGAATTATCCCGTTTGAAATACGGCAGGCCGAGGGAGATCGTGGAAAAAAGAATTTTAGAGCGAAGCCAACTCGGATCGTCTTTGGCAAAATCTTCCGCGACAATGGTGCCGGGAGAAAAGATTAGCTAGCAGATAAGAAAAAAATATGGCGCCGAATTTTGAATATGAAAACAAGCTAATAGGTTCCGGTTTTTCCGGAATTTGCGGAATTGACGAAGTCGGCAGAGGCCCTTTGGCCGGACCGGTGGTAGCGGCAGCGATTCTGATTAACGCGGAATTATTCAAGGATCTGTCTGGTTTCAAAGGCATTAACGATTCAAAAAAATTAAGCGCAATCAGGCGAGAGAAATGGTATGAGATTCTGACTAAGCGCGAAAATATCAAATGGGGAATCGGGATTATTTCAGAAAAAATAATTGACGAGGTGAATATTCTGGAAGCAACGAAACTTGCAATGCTGGAAGCGCTTAAAAAAATGATCCGCCAGTCGGCCAAGCAGCCTGATTTTCTATTGATCGACGGTAATTTTATTTTGGAAAATATTGATTTAAACCAAAAAGCCGTTATTAGGGGTGATGCGAAAGTAATTTCCATTGCCGCCGCTTCGATCATTGCCAAAGTGACCCGCGATCGTATGATGCAGAAATTCCACGAAGATTATCCCGAATATGGCTTCGATAAGCACAAAGGTTATGGCACTCGGTTGCATTGCGAAATGATCAAGAAATATGGTCCTTGCGCGATACACAGGAGAAGTTTTGAACCGACAAAATCATTGACAAAACGCTAATTTTCCGCTAAGATAAAAGATAATTAAAGTAATTTTGGAATAATAATTTAAAAATATGAGAGAGCAAAGATTTGAAACAATTGGCGCAGGAGATTTTTCGAGTAATATTGGCAAGCAGGAAAGCGATAGTTTTGATTTGGAAAAAAACAAAGAAAAAATTTCGAACTTAAAGCGTTTAATAAAAATTGAAAAAAATAAAGGAAAAAAAGCTAATTTAGAAGGCGATTTAAGAAAATTACAAGAAAAAGCGGATTCGTTTGAAAAAAAAGGAGAATCAGCGGATTTGTTAGCAGGTAAAAGCAAGGAAAAGGATAAAAGAATAACATGGGGAAAAAAGAGAAAAAAAACTAAAACCAGCGCGAATGCTGTTGAAAATAATAAAGCTCAGGATGTTAATGTAAAAATCGAAAAAGTAAATGATTCTAAGCATGATTTTGTTGTTCTTGAAAGAGAAGTTAATGTTGATATAGATAAAATGGATTTTTTAGAGTTAAAACATGAGCGTGAAATGTTGGATTATAAGATAAGCAATACCGAAAACGAAATTCGTCTTGATCCCTCTTTAAGTAAAAAGAAAGAAACCTTCAATGATTATAAAAAAATAAAAGATAAAATGGATAAACGGTATAAAGAAATTGAACCGAAATATGTTAATGATTCAGATAAGGTTGAGGAAAAAATAGAAAAAGAGAATAAGGAAATAAACGCAGAGATGGAAGAATTGGGGAAAAAAATCTCACCCGAATTAATGCAGGAAGCAATTTTAGAAAATGAAAAAAAATTGAATGAAAATAATGAGGGGGAAAAAAATAAAGGTAGTCAGCTAACGCTTGAAAAAAGCTTTGAAAAATATGAAGAAGATGAGAGGTTGAAAAAAATTCAAACACGCGAACCGGCGCCTGAAGAAAAAGAGAAGCTCGACGAGCTGCTAAAAGTGGATTTTAAAAAGGAAGAACCTGTTAAAAATATTCACGAAGAGATATTTGAAAGTGTTCCATCCGACGTTAAAGAACAGTGGCGGGAGCGGGCAATTGATAAAGAAGTGGAGCGGTTAGGGATTGAAAAAGATAAAAGAATTATAGAACTGGAAAAGAAACTTACTGAAACAGAAAATCGATTGGAAGAGGAAATAGAAAAAAATACTTCGTTGCAAGAAAAAAAAGGAATTGTAGCGTTTATAAAGAAAAACAAAAAAGATATTCTTATTTTATCAGGTTTGGTTGGCGCGAGTGCGGTTACCGGCGGTTTGGCTGGAGCTGGTTTTGCTTTGGGATCGGCAGGGATTGGCGAAATAGTTAGGCGAAAAATCGCGAAAGATGAGAAGGATAAGGTTCTTTTCGACGAAGAGGAGAAAAAAATTATCGATGAGGCAAAAATTGTTAATATAAGGGGCGAGAATAATGAGCCCGCTCCCGGTTTTTTTAAAAAATTTACGAAAAGATTAGTTCAGGTTTTTAGCGGTAAAAAGAATCCGGAACAGAAAGAAAAGTCGGAAAACATAGCGCCTCAAGATATTGAAAGTGTTGTAAAAAAATACAATGTAATCATAGATGAGCTTAAAGAGGGTTTTCAAGAAGGTGAAATTTCTGGTGAA contains:
- a CDS encoding type IV secretion system DNA-binding domain-containing protein, translating into MVYEFLGFSVDIASLEIFVIFLMAVFFVIVILSAVITRLLAQEEMKRSLNMALFLVTLPKQVKDETKEKEKNEKELVAVMEQLYATLAKLDTNFLYGPSHFSFEIAVASTSQEIGFYVGAPRKFEKLIEKQIHSFYATAQVERVEDYNIFMPTSFVAGKTLTLSNDFLFPIRTYQNLEFDPLNNITNTLSKLPIGEGASVQLLIKPVSSSWKFKSFHFIKQVQKEGLQKAVTDQKFVSKINKIFQSKPKKDPNNPVSEELYRLSPLDEEAIKLIEGKANKTGFMVNIRIIAAAPEQERAKDIVNEIERAFSQFEWPNLNSFKIGKIESDKERSLSKFSYNFIFRNFEKSKPMILNTEELASIFHFPTIVLETPKVKWLATKNAPPPQNLSAEGLILGYNIYRGEEMVIKIAREDRRRHLYAIGQTGTGKSNFFAEMIKRDIAAGEGVCVIDPHGDLVDNVLTCIPENRVEDVIVFDPSDTVRPLGLNMLEVASEDQKDFAVQEMITIFYKLFPPEMIGPMFEHNMRNVMLTLMADAEYPGTIAEIPRMFTDTEFQKLKVSKVTNPVVRSFWEKEMAKTSDFHKSEMLGYLISKIGRFVENSMMRNIIGQEKSGFNLREIMDKQKILLVNLSKGKTGEVNSSLLGLIIVSKLQMAAMSRTDIPQEQRKDFYLYIDEFHNFTTDSIATILSEARKYRLNLNIAHQFIAQLPENIRDAVFGNVGTLVSFRIGADDAEFVAKQFMPVFNEQDLINIDNYNAYIKLMINGTVNRSFNMHIYAPTKGSTEIALAVKELSRLKYGRPREIVEKRILERSQLGSSLAKSSATMVPGEKIS
- a CDS encoding ribonuclease HII — protein: MAPNFEYENKLIGSGFSGICGIDEVGRGPLAGPVVAAAILINAELFKDLSGFKGINDSKKLSAIRREKWYEILTKRENIKWGIGIISEKIIDEVNILEATKLAMLEALKKMIRQSAKQPDFLLIDGNFILENIDLNQKAVIRGDAKVISIAAASIIAKVTRDRMMQKFHEDYPEYGFDKHKGYGTRLHCEMIKKYGPCAIHRRSFEPTKSLTKR